A genomic stretch from Helianthus annuus cultivar XRQ/B chromosome 1, HanXRQr2.0-SUNRISE, whole genome shotgun sequence includes:
- the LOC110880296 gene encoding uncharacterized protein LOC110880296 — MELIDIRWCMARIIRRAQRFMEITGRQSISGPSTKLGFDKSKIEENSVKQKSRALAVIQDDEGFNWNDYIPDEEQIGSAFVDDISPVTFNREREIAHVRMNIIHRAYKEAVKAKRWDAEREREMKLIPTEEEDRLKIEAEEKAEKESKENSVKVVKEIIDVNVEMTTENLKKKADQVLMAKALEVDTKSAFESESSNKVSSVGHNVNAENEKLVLEDRKLTEAFEKLKRTIKDSDSRDFQTRQENIQLKTVIQEKEKQINNQLDEIANLKLHIEEVKIENERINLKLKSYHSASFVLQHIVPKPIGKNKDGEDVYQNGTGVWYHTVPPPMNNEFTKKHFGVEKELNMNAKGEVDNLPENIDVTFIETSDEDSVESEVVINVVENVLKTDSYSTVSNENDDCFLNNYLPNSKSKNNLKDEPTLVMYQVYGSDKLYPDEEFLIENVNVNKLEKVFKLVGIDVSEVDRLSSYKRFLNFQKDKYYYNKPKNPPRFQNNNQNRGYNGQWAGKQQKKRNFQKSKFVKKTTFVKSSSSMKDQESEIFSKLNEEFFANKASQT; from the exons ATGGAGCTAATCGACATTAGGTGGTGTATGGCCCGCATCATTCGTCGTGCTCAAcgcttcatggaaattaccgggaggcaGTCTATCAGTGGGCCATCTACAaagttgggttttgataaatcaaaa ATTGAGGAAAATTCGGTGAAGCAAAAATCTAGGGCGCTAGCGGTTATACAAGATGATGAAGGCTTCAACTGGAATGATTATATTCCAGATGAAGAACAGATAGGTTCAGCTTTTGTCGATGACATCTCACCGGTGACTTTTAACAGAGAAAGAGAGATTGCACACGTGAGAATGAACATAATTCATAGAGCATACAAAGAAGCTGTAAAGGCGAAAAGATGGGacgcagagagagagagagaga TGAAGTTGATTCCAACTGAAGAGGAGGACAGATTGAAAATAGAAGCTGAAGAAAAGGCTGAGAAGGAGAGCAAAGAGAATTCTGTGAAAGTGGTTAAGGAAATCATAGATGTGAATGTAGAGATGACAACCGAGAACTTGAAGAAAAAAGCTGATCAAGTTTTGATggcaaaagcacttgaggtagatacCAAATCTGCTTTTGAGTCTGAGTCATCTAACAAGGTCAGTTCGGTCGGTCATAATGTCAATGCAG aaaatgaaaaacttgTTCTTGAAGACAGAAAATTAACCGAGGCTTTTGAAAAACTAAAACGGACAATTAAAGATTCCGATTCAAGAGATTTTCAAACTCGTCAAGAGAACATTCAATTAAAAACTGTCattcaagaaaaagagaaacaaattAACAATCAACTGGATGAGATCGCAAACTTAAAACTTCATATTGAAGAAGTTAAGATTGAGAATGAACGAATCAACTTGAAGTTGAAGAGTTATCATTCCGCCAGCTTTGTTCTTCAACATATTGTCCCGAAACCCATTGGGAAGAACAAAGATGGTGAAGATGTTTATCAAAATGGAACTGGGGTCTGGTATCATACAGTTCCACCACCCATGAACAATGAATTCACAAAGAAACATTTTGGGGTggaaaaagagttaaatatgaatGCAAAGGGTGAAGTTGACAACCTGCCTGAAAATATAGACGTCACATTTATTGAAACATCTGATGAGGATAGTGTTGAATCGGAGGTTGTGATAAATGTggttgaaaatgttttgaaaacagATAGTTACTCCACGGTTTCAAATGAGAATGATGATTGTTTTCTAAATAATTATCTTCCAAATTCCaaatccaagaacaacttaaaggACGAACCTACCCTGGTCATGTACCAGGTGTATGGTTCTGATAAGTTATACCCAGATGAGGAATTTCTGATAGAAAATGTAAATGTGAATAAACTTGAGAAAGTTTTTAAACTTGTGGGGATTGATGTGTCAGAAGTTGATAGGTTGTCAAGTTACAAaagatttttgaattttcaaaaagatAAGTATTACTATAACAAGCCCAAAAATCCACCACGTTTTcagaacaacaatcagaacagaGGGTACAATGGGCAGTGGGCTGGTAAgcaacaaaagaaaagaaattttcAGAAGTCAAAATTCGTTAAGAAAACTACAtttgtgaaaagttcaagttcTATGAAAGATCAAGAGTCTGAAATTTTTTCGAAATTAAATGAAGAATTCTTTGCGAACAAAGCATCACAAACATAG